A genome region from Cutaneotrichosporon cavernicola HIS019 DNA, chromosome: 5 includes the following:
- a CDS encoding uncharacterized protein (Calcineurin-like phosphoesterase) produces MTDIAEGDGDKNKIKIVCVSDTHLQCPDVPDGDLLVHAGDMANYGKFDEMQGQLNWLGSLPHAHKIVIGGNHDRILDPSYIAENPKFQQGGRLEDLEWHDLKYLCNESTTVSFPHLGRSLKVYGSPLTPKYESVKGGAIQYYTWAFNYPRATDVWTNTVPDDVDLFIVHGPPRGHLDEGGKGCPHLLRELWRVRPPLVVFGHMHQSRGTEKLIYDDWEAWANDQVNMIARPPGRLRDITAGTIRYKARMAQALGRSVERGNGRASSQLVNASHQRDSGPMVVYL; encoded by the coding sequence ATGACCGACATCGCCGAAGGGGACGGGGACAAGAATAAGATCAAGATTGTCTGCGTCTCCGACACCCATCTCCAGTGTCCCGATGTACCTGACGGAGACCTCCTTGTCCATGCTGGCGACATGGCCAACTACGGCAAGTTCGACGAGATGCAGGGACAGCTCAACTGGCTCGGCTCGCTTCCTCACGCGCACAAGATCGTTATCGGCGGCAACCACGACCGGATCCTTGACCCATCCTACATCGCCGAGAACCCCAAGTTCCAGCAGGGCGGGCGGCTGGAGGACCTCGAATGGCACGACCTGAAGTATCTGTGCAACGAGTCCACCACCGTATCGTTCCCGCATCTCGGCCGCTCACTCAAGGTATACGGGAGCCCACTCACGCCCAAGTACGAGTCGGTCAAGGGCGGCGCAATTCAGTACTATACATGGGCGTTCAATTATCCTAGGGCCACGGACGTGTGGACCAACACTGTGCCGGACGATGTGGATCTCTTCATTGTACATGGTCCGCCGCGTGGCCATCTCGACGAAGGGGGTAAGGGCTGCCCTCATCTCCTGCGGGAACTGTGGCGCGTGCGCCCGCCTTTGGTCGTGTTCGGCCACATGCACCAAAGTCGAGGTACCGAGAAGCTGATTTACGACGACTGGGAGGCGTGGGCGAACGACCAAGTTAACATGATTGCAAGACCACCAGGGCGTTTACGAGATATCACGGCCGGAACAATTCGGTACAAGGCACGGATGGCTCAGGCTCTTGGGCGAAGCGTAGAGAGAGGGAACGGGAGGGCTTCTTCGCAGCTTGTCAATGCCTCCCATCAACGAGACTCGGGTCCCATGGTGGTATATTTGTAG